A genomic stretch from Pararhizobium sp. IMCC21322 includes:
- a CDS encoding RNA polymerase sigma factor, whose protein sequence is MTHHAWLEARFADIRPQALAALTRQFRNVDLAEEAFASACIRAVQTWPRSGLPNDPLAWLLSVGRNAGIDIIRKNQRITALSPTPTPDADIEGVYAEQLDNDGLRDDVLRLLFICCHPALSAQDQLAVALKTITGMSVAQIADAFVVKPKTMEQRLTRAKRTIADAAIPFETPDLTERARRLKTVSLMLYLLFNEGWSASSGEVQIKEPLCEEAIRLTRLLLNLFSGMGELMGLLSLFLFQHSRRKARLDASGNLVPLDDQDRKLWDCPMIAEAKALLEKTLRRGPSGPLQVQAAIASIHSLAPSPVDTDWQELARLYALLYAMEPTPIIRLNQAVAIEKTKGPDAALAMLEPLAAELQTYRWYHAARAAFLFDLDRFSDAQHAYETALSLHPTEAERRLLLEKINSCKENS, encoded by the coding sequence GTGACACACCATGCCTGGCTTGAGGCACGATTTGCGGACATTCGCCCGCAGGCCCTGGCCGCACTGACACGTCAGTTCCGCAATGTCGATCTGGCAGAGGAAGCCTTTGCCAGCGCCTGCATACGAGCCGTCCAGACATGGCCCAGGTCAGGCCTGCCAAATGACCCTCTGGCCTGGCTGCTGAGCGTGGGCCGCAATGCGGGCATTGATATCATCCGCAAAAATCAGCGCATCACCGCCTTGTCGCCAACACCCACACCTGATGCGGACATAGAAGGCGTTTATGCCGAACAGCTCGACAATGACGGGTTGCGTGATGATGTGCTGCGGCTTTTGTTCATCTGCTGCCATCCGGCTCTGTCGGCGCAGGATCAACTGGCTGTTGCACTTAAAACCATTACCGGCATGTCGGTGGCGCAGATCGCAGACGCCTTTGTCGTCAAACCCAAAACCATGGAACAACGGCTGACCCGCGCCAAACGCACCATCGCCGATGCGGCCATCCCCTTTGAAACACCGGATTTGACCGAGCGCGCCCGCCGGCTGAAAACGGTCAGTCTGATGCTCTATTTGCTGTTCAATGAAGGCTGGTCAGCCAGTTCAGGCGAAGTGCAGATCAAGGAACCCTTGTGCGAGGAAGCCATTCGGCTGACACGCCTGCTGCTTAATTTGTTTTCGGGCATGGGAGAGCTGATGGGGCTTTTATCCCTGTTCCTGTTCCAGCATTCCCGCCGCAAGGCACGTTTGGATGCAAGCGGAAATCTGGTGCCGCTGGATGATCAGGATCGCAAGCTGTGGGACTGCCCCATGATTGCAGAGGCAAAGGCATTGCTGGAAAAAACCTTGCGGCGTGGCCCCTCCGGCCCGCTTCAGGTCCAGGCCGCCATTGCCTCCATCCACTCTCTCGCCCCCAGCCCAGTGGATACTGACTGGCAAGAACTCGCACGACTTTATGCGCTTTTATATGCCATGGAACCCACACCCATCATCCGGCTTAATCAAGCAGTCGCGATTGAAAAAACCAAAGGACCGGACGCAGCACTGGCCATGCTGGAACCACTGGCAGCAGAGCTTCAAACCTATCGCTGGTATCATGCAGCCCGCGCCGCTTTCCTGTTTGATCTGGACAGATTTTCAGACGCGCAACACGCCTATGAAACAGCCCTGAGCCTTCATCCAACCGAGGCAGAGCGTCGCCTTTTGCTGGAAAAAATCAATAGCTGCAAAGAAAATTCATGA
- a CDS encoding VOC family protein, translated as MSDIKMTTPGNAGWIGHSGPDSAAAMKFYRETIGWTIGDMPMQDGSSFPGIMIGEEPIGGFSPMPQENGAWLIYVTVEDVDACVERVKKSGGTIVSEPMDMPGVGRMSTIADPQGAQIAVITYESMRS; from the coding sequence ATGAGCGACATTAAAATGACAACACCCGGCAATGCAGGCTGGATTGGACATTCCGGCCCCGACAGCGCAGCTGCCATGAAATTCTATCGCGAAACCATTGGCTGGACCATCGGTGACATGCCCATGCAGGACGGCTCCAGCTTTCCGGGCATCATGATCGGCGAGGAGCCCATTGGTGGTTTTTCACCCATGCCACAGGAAAACGGCGCCTGGCTCATTTATGTGACTGTCGAAGATGTGGATGCCTGCGTTGAAAGGGTCAAAAAATCCGGCGGAACGATTGTCAGCGAACCAATGGACATGCCGGGCGTTGGCCGCATGAGCACCATTGCCGATCCGCAGGGCGCA